CCATGATCCAGTATCTCCTTATTTTTCAATCCCGGCCTCCAGAAAGGCGAGAAGGCATCTGCTGAATGTTTGAGGGTATTGATACATATTGGAATGGCCGCCGGGCAGCCTTATCAGCCAGGAGCCCGGGATCCTCGATGCCAGCAGAAAGGCATTGGCGGGGGGAATAATGACATCTTCAATGCCTGTTATAATAAGCGTGGGCTGTACGAGCTTATCGATCCTGCCGCATGTTCCCGGCCAGGTCTTAATGGCATTGCCCTGCCGTTCGATACTCGTGATTGATACAGGTTCCTTCGGTCCGGGTAGTTGCTTTAAAAAATCAGGGTGGTCTTCAAGCCATTTTTTCGGAAAGAGGATGCTGATAAGCCGTTTTGCCCTCTCCTCTTCTGTGACCGAGAGATCAAACAGGGCGGCTGATACTTCAGGACGTGCCTCCACCACCTTTCTGCCTTGCCAGCCGCAATTACCGGCATAGAGGATCAATTTGCCTACCCTCTCCGGGTATTTCAGGGCAAGTTCCATTGCGATGAATGTGCCCATAGACCAACCCAATATATGGGCCTTTTGTATCTTCAGGGCATTCATGAGGCCGATCGTGTCCTCCGCGAAAAGTTCTATCGTAAAGGGTTTGTCCGAGGCGGTCGTTTTGCCTATCCCTCGGTTGTCAAAAAGAATAAGCTTGAAGCGTGATGAAAGCTCCCTGATCATGAGAGGATCCCACATATCCATGGTCGCGCCGTAACCGGTAATGAGAAGCAGTGGATACCCGTCGCCTATGATCCGGTAGCTGACATCAATATCGCCGACGCGGACCGACTGTGCTGCCACAGACTGGATACCGCCCGCAGCCGTTGGAGCAGCATCGATACCCGCTCCCCACGTTATGGGAGCTGTAAAAAGA
This region of Syntrophorhabdaceae bacterium genomic DNA includes:
- a CDS encoding alpha/beta hydrolase, which translates into the protein MRKYFLSSLSVIAICISLFTAPITWGAGIDAAPTAAGGIQSVAAQSVRVGDIDVSYRIIGDGYPLLLITGYGATMDMWDPLMIRELSSRFKLILFDNRGIGKTTASDKPFTIELFAEDTIGLMNALKIQKAHILGWSMGTFIAMELALKYPERVGKLILYAGNCGWQGRKVVEARPEVSAALFDLSVTEEERAKRLISILFPKKWLEDHPDFLKQLPGPKEPVSITSIERQGNAIKTWPGTCGRIDKLVQPTLIITGIEDVIIPPANAFLLASRIPGSWLIRLPGGHSNMYQYPQTFSRCLLAFLEAGIEK